One region of Macrobrachium rosenbergii isolate ZJJX-2024 chromosome 20, ASM4041242v1, whole genome shotgun sequence genomic DNA includes:
- the LOC136849120 gene encoding uncharacterized protein → MASLNSRHQEEDAFIKEIFSSGYVFPQQDTDDDFEVEIDDLVSFGDIKDASCTEPQNAEVDGTIVGHICTVRKFFPGKYKVTVVNLIDSERYGCNDPLVIFHHEDIDPNLLALQVIHLDDDYCVFRRGLRNYINRYDWCHWTHFSGEGGDYEKATDTVVSVLNEKFKSTLPSKVTIPDLLSEHFRTLIYFTRNEDAKNLTAYIQKGHVHRSSVIKHLFSVKDDNGKTISLGINFTPFNSGEWEYGKVFEDPEIGCNYALILNGYLSLDEGPWKKLYTSDERSDMGFTTIHETGLKFPMSQFKLKK, encoded by the coding sequence ATGGCTTCCTTGAACTCTCGTCATCAGGAGGAAGATGCATTCATTAAGGAGATATTCTCAAGTGGTTATGTGTTTCCTCAACAAGACACAGATGATGATTTTGAAGTGGAAATCGATGATTTAGTTTCTTTTGGAGATATAAAGGATGCATCATGCACAGAACCTCAGAACGCTGAGGTAGATGGAACTATCGTTGGCCACATTTGTACTGTTAGAAAATTTTTCCCTGGCAAATACAAAGTAACAGTAGTTAATTTAATTGACTCTGAGAGATATGGGTGTAATGACCCACTTGTTATATTTCATCATGAAGACATTGATCCAAATCTACTAGCACTACAGGTAATTCACCTGGATGATGATTACTGTGTATTTCGTAGGGGGCTAAGAAATTATATCAACCGCTATGACTGGTGCCACTGGACACATTTTTCTGGTGAAGGGGGTGACTATGAGAAGGCTACAGATACTGTTGTGTCAGTtcttaatgaaaagtttaaaagtactttaccatcaaaagtaactATCCCTGATCTGTTGAGTGAACATTTCAGAACcctcatctactttaccagaaacgaagatgccaagaacttgaCGGCTTACATTCAGAAAGGCCACGTTCACAGATCATCCGTTATAAAGCACCTTTTTTCAGTGAAAGATGACAATGGCAAGACAATATCCTTAGGAATCAATTTTACACCATTTAACTCTGGTGAATGGGAATATGGTAAGGTATTTGAAGATCCTGAAATTGGTTGTAACTATGCTTTGATTCTGAATGGCTATCTTTCTTTGGATGAAGGACCATGGAAAAAGCTTTATACTAGTGATGAAAGGTCAGACATGGGATTTACTACCATTCATGAAACAGGACTGAAATTTCCAATGAGTCAGTTCAAGTTGAAGAAATGa
- the Bx42 gene encoding puff-specific protein Bx42 isoform X2 has product MGKGGSSGGGSGGSSSNALAVQLDEKGKVKYDILARQGHGKDKIVYSKLTDLLPSAITSEDDPELQRPTLEEIEDTTEKTRQALEKLTQGKISSAMPVRCAEKQAPAQYIRYTPSQQGVSFNSGATQRVIRMVEQPKDPMEPPKFKINKKVPRGPPSPPAPVMHSPTRKVTVKEQQEWRIPPCVSNWKNAKGYTIPLDKRLAADGRGLQSVHINEKFAKLSEALYIADRKAREQVEMRAQLEKKMAQKEKVRKEESLKVLAKKAREEHAGLRPATAGADEAEKEREKLRIDRARDRKRENAIANSSAERRGKLANRERDVTEQIALGLPQKTAGGGEAQFDQRLFNQSRGMDSGFGDDEAYNVYDRPWQQGSNISSNIYRPTRNAESEYAADLDQLLSTARFVPDRGFSGADTGASRSGPVEFQRSGVGEEKDDDDLFGVIGLLSEAKKATKRNPDGDDRGRDDRDKRRKRD; this is encoded by the exons ATGGGTAAAGGGGGAAGCAGTGGAGGTGGGAGTGGAGGGTCGTCATCTAATGCCTTAGCTGTACAGTtggatgaaaaaggaaaagtgaagtaTGACATCTTAGCTCGGCAGGGACATGGAAAAGATAAG ATTGTTTACTCAAAGTTAACAGACCTTTTACCATCTGCCATTACATCTGAAGATGATCCAGAGCTCCAGAGACCAACTttagaagaaatagaagataCAACAGAGAAAACAAGACAAGCCTTAGAAAAGCTTACCCAG GGTAAAATTTCTTCAGCCATGCCAGTAAGATGTGCTGAAAAACAAGCTCCAGCCCAGTATATTCGTTACACACCTTCTCAACAAGGAGTTTCTTTCAACTCTGGGGCAACACAGAGGGTCATCAGAATGGTTGAACAGCCAAAGGATCCCATGGAACCTCCAAAATTCAA gaTTAATAAGAAAGTTCCCCGTGGCCCACCATCTCCACCAGCTCCTGTTATGCATTCGCCGACTAGAAAG GTCACAGTCAAAGAGCAACAAGAGTGGAGAATCCCACCTTGTGTTAGTAATTGGAAAAATGCCAAGGGTTATACAATTCCTCTAGATAAACGTCTGGCTGCTGATGGTAGAGGTCTACAATCTGTTCATATTAATGAAAAGTTTGCAAAGCTGTCTGAAGCCCTCTATATTGCCGATAGAAAAGCCAGAGAACAG GTGGAAATGAGAGCTCAGCTAGAAAAGAAGATGGCTCAAAAGGAAAAAGTCAGGAAAGAGGAATCCCTCAAGGTGCTTGCtaagaaagcaagagaagaacATGCAGGATTGCGACcagcaacagcaggagcagatgaggcagaaaaagagagagaaaaattacgcATTGATCGAGCAAG ggaccGAAAGCGTGAGAATGCTATTGCAAATTCTTCAGCAGAAAGACGTGGTAAATTGGCCAACCGTGAGCGTGATGTCACAGAACAGATTGCACTTGGCTTGCCTCAGAAAACAGCAGGTGGTGGAGAGGCCCAGTTTGATCAGAGGTTATTCAATCAGTCTCGTGGGATGGATTCTGGATTTGGAGATGATGAGGCTTATAATGTATATGACAGGCCTTGGCAACAGGGTAGCAACATTAGCTCCAACATTTATAGACCAACAAGGAATGCTGAAAGTGAATATGCCGCTGATCTTGACCAGCTTTTGTCTACTGCTCGTTTTGTGCCAGATCGAGGTTTTTCAGGAGCAGACACGGGTGCAAGTCGCTCTGGCCCAGTAGAGTTCCAACGATCAGGAGTTGGTGaggagaaagatgatgatgacttgTTTGGTGTCATTGGACTTCTGTCAGAAGCTAAGAAAGCTACTAAGAGAAATCCAGATGGAGATGATCGTGGAAGAGATGACAgagataaaagaaggaaaagagattgA